Proteins encoded together in one Gammaproteobacteria bacterium window:
- a CDS encoding hypothetical protein (Evidence 5 : Unknown function) — protein MSENEFSIQMSRSAVSCLLHRIGLTPQHPARRAIERQAAAVENWKNNEFHKIKELAEKNGAKIYFLDEAGVRTDYHTGTTWSLGGLTPIIPSTGGRYRINMIVAITNEGELYF, from the coding sequence TTGAGCGAAAATGAATTTTCAATTCAGATGAGCCGTTCTGCGGTTAGCTGTTTATTGCACCGTATTGGTTTAACTCCACAGCATCCAGCCCGTCGCGCTATAGAGCGTCAGGCCGCTGCTGTGGAGAATTGGAAAAATAATGAATTCCATAAAATTAAGGAATTAGCTGAGAAAAACGGAGCAAAAATTTATTTTCTTGACGAAGCTGGAGTTCGTACTGATTATCACACTGGCACGACATGGAGTCTTGGAGGGTTAACCCCTATCATTCCTTCTACAGGGGGACGTTATCGTATTAATATGATTGTGGCGATAACGAATGAAGGAGAATTATATTTTTAA
- a CDS encoding hypothetical protein (Evidence 5 : Unknown function), whose product MNLNTPPLAAGLFICLAERILFLKGDVEIKSSREPIKIKDIRHNAGKSVLDGGNQHSGLQSITPP is encoded by the coding sequence TTGAATTTGAATACCCCGCCGCTTGCGGCGGGGTTGTTTATTTGCCTTGCAGAGCGCATTTTGTTCCTAAAAGGCGATGTAGAAATCAAATCTTCTCGAGAACCAATCAAGATTAAAGATATTCGACATAATGCTGGAAAAAGCGTGCTAGATGGAGGAAATCAGCATTCAGGATTACAGTCAATCACCCCGCCCTAA
- a CDS encoding hypothetical protein (Evidence 5 : Unknown function) produces the protein MIKDVTSPAWIITDGYSVHHFKVVKEYLETTNGKVKIFFLLTYFPNINPVELVWNNIKAQGIARYLICSVEELKTKATQLLESLKKNVRKSLGIL, from the coding sequence TTGATTAAGGATGTTACCTCCCCGGCCTGGATTATCACTGATGGATATTCTGTCCATCATTTCAAAGTAGTTAAAGAATATTTGGAAACAACTAATGGAAAAGTAAAAATATTTTTTCTACTTACTTATTTCCCAAATATTAATCCTGTCGAATTAGTCTGGAATAATATTAAAGCTCAAGGTATAGCACGTTATCTAATTTGTAGTGTAGAGGAATTGAAAACAAAAGCTACACAACTTCTAGAATCATTAAAAAAAAATGTCAGAAAAAGTTTGGGCATTCTTTAA